One window from the genome of Aneurinibacillus sp. REN35 encodes:
- a CDS encoding methionine gamma-lyase family protein has product MFSYLKHGEKLAPYVQQVEEETSARLREIERMADYNQFKVLRAFRKHQVSDFHFAPSTGYGYDDMGRETLEKVYAEVFGGEAALVRSHILSGTHAIAITLFGMLRPGDELLYITGSPYDTLEEIVGVRGHGNGSLKEFGIGYQSVPLIATGDVDKEAIARAIHTKTKVIGIQRSRGYADRPSFTIEKIKEMIDFVKSIRSDLIVFVDNCYGEFTEEKEPLEVGADIMAGSLIKNPGGGLAKNGGYIAGRADLVEQASYRMTAPGLGAEVGSTQSGTLEMFQGFFLAPHVVGEALKGAVFTAGLLERLGFTTHPRWNAPRTDLIQSIEFGTADGLVVFCQGIQKASPVDAHVVPQPGDMPGYADPVIMAAGTFIQGASIELSADGPLRPPYLGFVQGGLTASHVKVGVLTALDGMIEKNLINI; this is encoded by the coding sequence GTGTTTTCATATTTAAAGCATGGGGAAAAATTAGCTCCATACGTACAACAGGTAGAAGAAGAAACGAGCGCGCGCCTGCGTGAGATTGAAAGGATGGCAGATTATAATCAGTTCAAAGTTCTGCGGGCGTTCCGCAAGCATCAGGTAAGCGACTTTCATTTCGCTCCATCGACCGGATACGGATATGACGATATGGGGCGGGAGACACTGGAGAAGGTGTATGCTGAAGTATTTGGCGGCGAGGCAGCGCTGGTACGCTCACATATCTTAAGCGGTACGCACGCGATCGCCATTACCTTATTCGGTATGCTGCGGCCGGGAGATGAGCTGCTGTATATTACAGGTTCTCCTTATGACACGCTCGAAGAAATTGTGGGCGTGCGCGGTCATGGAAACGGCTCCCTGAAAGAGTTTGGCATTGGCTATCAGTCTGTGCCGCTGATTGCGACGGGTGATGTGGACAAGGAAGCGATCGCCCGCGCGATACATACGAAGACGAAAGTAATTGGCATTCAGCGCTCGCGCGGGTATGCTGACCGCCCATCCTTTACGATTGAGAAAATCAAAGAAATGATCGATTTTGTAAAAAGCATTCGCTCCGATCTTATCGTATTTGTGGACAACTGCTACGGCGAATTTACGGAGGAGAAGGAACCGCTTGAAGTGGGCGCAGATATTATGGCCGGCTCCCTTATCAAAAACCCGGGCGGCGGCTTAGCTAAAAACGGCGGCTACATCGCTGGTCGTGCCGACCTTGTCGAGCAGGCTTCATACCGGATGACGGCTCCGGGATTGGGTGCAGAAGTAGGTTCAACCCAATCGGGTACGCTTGAGATGTTTCAAGGATTCTTTCTTGCGCCGCATGTCGTAGGAGAAGCGCTCAAGGGCGCTGTTTTTACTGCGGGCTTGCTTGAACGCCTCGGATTTACGACACATCCGCGCTGGAATGCGCCGCGTACTGACTTGATTCAATCGATTGAATTCGGCACGGCGGATGGATTGGTTGTCTTCTGTCAGGGCATCCAAAAAGCGTCGCCGGTGGATGCGCATGTTGTACCGCAGCCAGGAGATATGCCGGGATATGCTGATCCTGTTATTATGGCAGCCGGCACGTTCATTCAAGGAGCCAGCATCGAACTATCAGCGGACGGTCCGCTGCGGCCACCGTACCTTGGTTTTGTTCAGGGCGGACTTACCGCTTCTCATGTAAAAGTCGGTGTATTGACCGCGCTGGATGGCATGATTGAAAAGAATTTGATTAACATCTAA
- the glnA gene encoding type I glutamate--ammonia ligase yields MAAKYSKEDIYRLVKEENVKYIRLQFTDLLGSIKNVEIPVSQLEKALDNKMMFDGSSIEGFVRIEESDMYLYPDLDTFVIFPWMTESGKVARFICDIYTPDGQPFMGDPRQILKHALKDMESYGFNAFNIGPEPEFFLFKLDEKGQPTTELNDQGGYFDFAPLDLGENCRRDIVLTLEQMGFQVEASHHEVAPGQHEIDFKYASAVEAADQIQTFKLVVKTIARKHGLHATFMPKPLFGINGSGMHCNMSLFSDSTNVFEDKNTELGLSETAMQFLAGIIKHARGFAAITNPTVNSYKRLVPGYEAPCYVAWSAKNRSPLVRIPASRGLSTRIEVRNPDPAANPYLALTALLAAGLDGVKNKMKAPAATDRNIYVMNEAERKEAGIDNLPATLKEAVEELKANEVICAALGEHALEHFVEAKEIEWDMFRTTVHAWERDQYMNY; encoded by the coding sequence ATGGCAGCAAAGTATTCAAAAGAAGACATTTACCGCTTAGTTAAAGAAGAGAATGTGAAATACATCCGCTTGCAGTTCACCGATCTGCTCGGGTCAATCAAAAACGTAGAAATTCCGGTAAGTCAGTTGGAAAAAGCGCTGGATAACAAGATGATGTTCGACGGCTCTTCCATCGAAGGCTTCGTTCGTATCGAAGAATCCGATATGTATCTGTATCCGGATCTTGATACATTCGTAATCTTCCCGTGGATGACGGAGTCCGGCAAAGTTGCACGCTTTATCTGTGACATCTATACTCCAGACGGTCAGCCTTTCATGGGGGACCCGCGTCAAATCCTGAAGCATGCGCTCAAGGATATGGAATCATATGGCTTCAATGCTTTCAACATTGGACCGGAGCCGGAATTCTTCCTCTTTAAACTTGATGAGAAGGGACAGCCGACAACTGAGCTCAACGACCAGGGTGGATATTTCGACTTTGCGCCGCTTGATCTAGGTGAGAACTGCCGCCGCGACATCGTGCTGACGCTTGAGCAAATGGGCTTCCAGGTTGAGGCATCTCACCATGAGGTGGCACCGGGCCAGCATGAGATTGACTTTAAATATGCGAGTGCAGTAGAAGCAGCGGATCAAATCCAGACGTTCAAGCTTGTTGTTAAAACAATTGCCCGCAAGCATGGTCTGCATGCGACCTTTATGCCGAAGCCGCTGTTCGGTATCAACGGTTCCGGTATGCACTGCAACATGTCTTTATTCTCTGATAGCACAAACGTATTCGAGGACAAAAATACAGAGCTTGGCTTAAGCGAGACGGCGATGCAGTTCCTTGCAGGCATCATTAAGCACGCGCGCGGATTTGCTGCGATTACGAATCCGACGGTTAACTCTTATAAGCGTCTCGTTCCTGGTTACGAAGCGCCTTGCTATGTAGCTTGGTCTGCGAAAAACCGCAGTCCGCTTGTTCGTATCCCGGCTTCTCGCGGCTTGAGCACACGGATCGAAGTGCGTAATCCAGACCCGGCAGCGAATCCGTACCTGGCTTTGACAGCTTTGCTGGCCGCTGGTCTTGACGGTGTGAAGAATAAAATGAAAGCTCCGGCTGCAACGGATCGCAACATTTACGTCATGAACGAAGCGGAGCGCAAAGAAGCAGGCATCGACAACCTGCCGGCAACGCTGAAAGAAGCGGTAGAAGAATTAAAAGCGAACGAAGTGATCTGCGCTGCCCTTGGCGAACATGCATTGGAGCATTTCGTGGAAGCAAAAGAGATCGAGTGGGATATGTTCCGCACAACGGTTCATGCGTGGGAACGCGATCAATACATGAACTACTAA
- the hflX gene encoding GTPase HflX, with product MIDEQKTERAILVGYYRKNKDTRQFELSMEELGELTRTAQADVAVVLTQGRDQVDSRLYVGKGKVEEINQLVEELEADLVIFNDELTPMQIRNLEHVIECKVIDRTQLILDIFAQRARSREGKWQVELAQLKYRLPRLTGKGAELSRLGAGIGTRGPGETKLESDRRHIRRRIGEIETHLEEVKRHRQLHRERRKKNEVFQIAIVGYTNAGKSTILNRLTGAGILEEDKLFATLDPTSRRVELPGGEEVIITDTVGFIQDLPHQLIAAFRSTLEEAAEADLILQVIDASHPDYQIHMEVVDEVLTELSAEAIPRLTVFNKMDLAEEKPIATISGSVLYMSAYRESDLPHLLQSIENHIESQYSRYLLRLPTSRGDLYALVRRNLHILREEVSEDGMNYELEVKGRGIEQLSSELTQFII from the coding sequence ATCATTGATGAACAAAAAACCGAACGGGCCATCCTGGTCGGCTACTACCGAAAAAATAAAGATACGCGCCAATTTGAGCTTTCTATGGAAGAGTTAGGCGAGCTTACGCGGACAGCACAGGCTGATGTCGCCGTTGTGCTAACGCAGGGACGCGACCAAGTAGATTCACGCCTGTATGTGGGCAAAGGGAAAGTAGAAGAAATCAATCAACTGGTCGAAGAACTAGAAGCGGACCTTGTTATTTTCAACGATGAGCTGACGCCCATGCAAATTCGCAACCTAGAACATGTAATCGAGTGTAAGGTGATTGATCGGACGCAGTTAATCCTCGATATTTTTGCCCAGCGCGCTCGTTCACGGGAAGGGAAATGGCAGGTGGAACTGGCCCAGTTGAAGTACCGTCTGCCGCGCCTGACCGGAAAAGGCGCAGAACTATCACGGCTTGGTGCAGGAATTGGAACGAGGGGACCGGGAGAGACGAAGCTGGAGTCGGATCGCCGCCATATCCGTCGCCGCATCGGTGAGATTGAAACGCATCTTGAGGAAGTAAAGCGGCATCGGCAGCTGCACCGGGAGCGCCGGAAGAAAAACGAAGTGTTCCAAATCGCGATTGTCGGCTATACGAATGCCGGCAAGTCCACGATTCTAAACCGTCTTACTGGAGCGGGGATTCTTGAGGAGGATAAGCTGTTTGCTACGCTTGATCCTACATCAAGGCGCGTCGAGCTTCCCGGCGGCGAAGAGGTTATCATTACAGATACGGTTGGCTTCATTCAGGATCTGCCACACCAGCTTATTGCCGCGTTCCGCTCCACGCTAGAAGAAGCAGCGGAGGCGGATTTGATTCTGCAGGTGATAGATGCCTCGCACCCGGACTATCAGATTCATATGGAAGTGGTCGATGAAGTATTAACCGAGCTTAGCGCCGAAGCGATCCCGCGCCTGACCGTTTTTAATAAAATGGATCTTGCCGAGGAGAAGCCGATTGCGACCATATCCGGCAGCGTGCTGTACATGTCCGCTTACAGGGAGAGCGATCTGCCGCATCTGCTGCAATCGATTGAGAACCATATCGAGAGTCAATACAGCAGATATCTGCTGCGCCTGCCGACATCGCGGGGGGATTTGTATGCGCTCGTACGCCGCAACCTTCATATTCTGCGGGAAGAAGTTAGTGAAGATGGAATGAACTATGAGCTTGAAGTGAAAGGAAGAGGCATTGAGCAGCTTTCATCCGAGCTTACCCAGTTCATCATTTAA
- a CDS encoding MerR family transcriptional regulator — MKDELRRNMALFPIGIVMQLTELTARQVRYYEQQGLISPARTKGNQRLFSFNDVDRLLEIKSLLENGLNIAGIKQVLAMKQEGKQHTENVLNEKTEQKRKELTDRDLRTLLKQQMLTPRLGETPLNRGELSRFFH; from the coding sequence ATGAAGGATGAGCTTCGCCGTAATATGGCTCTATTTCCAATTGGAATTGTAATGCAGTTAACGGAATTGACCGCGCGTCAAGTCCGCTACTATGAGCAGCAAGGCTTGATTTCTCCTGCACGAACTAAAGGCAATCAGCGCCTGTTTTCCTTCAATGATGTAGACAGACTGCTAGAGATTAAATCGCTGCTTGAGAACGGTTTGAACATTGCTGGAATCAAGCAGGTGCTTGCGATGAAACAGGAAGGTAAGCAGCACACCGAGAATGTACTCAATGAGAAGACAGAACAGAAACGAAAAGAACTAACCGACCGCGATCTGCGCACGCTGCTCAAGCAGCAGATGCTTACGCCGCGTCTCGGAGAAACACCGCTTAATCGGGGGGAGCTTTCCCGCTTCTTCCATTAA